A genomic segment from Streptomyces antibioticus encodes:
- a CDS encoding RDD family protein, which produces MDNRQALGSWLSGPRAAMEDAGADFGYRGEQLGLPEHGPGSLARPGRRLGALAVDWGLCLLIAYSLITDGYTPSTSNWTLLVFLVTSLLTVGTVGFTPGKRLFGVRVVSADTGTVSPLRSALRSVLLCLAIPALIWDRDGRGLHDRLARTVEVRI; this is translated from the coding sequence GTGGACAACAGGCAAGCACTCGGATCGTGGCTCTCCGGACCCCGCGCGGCCATGGAGGACGCCGGTGCCGACTTCGGATACCGGGGGGAGCAGCTCGGTCTGCCGGAGCACGGACCGGGCTCCCTGGCCCGCCCCGGCCGGCGGCTCGGCGCCCTCGCGGTGGACTGGGGCCTGTGCCTCTTGATCGCATACAGCTTGATCACGGACGGCTACACGCCCTCCACCAGCAACTGGACCCTCCTGGTCTTCCTGGTGACGAGCCTGCTCACGGTCGGTACGGTCGGCTTCACCCCGGGCAAGCGGCTCTTCGGCGTGCGCGTGGTGTCCGCCGACACCGGCACCGTCAGCCCGCTGCGCTCCGCGCTCCGCTCGGTGCTGCTCTGCCTGGCGATCCCGGCCCTGATCTGGGACCGCGACGGCCGCGGCCTGCACGACCGGCTGGCCCGCACGGTCGAGGTCCGCATCTGA
- the glnA gene encoding type I glutamate--ammonia ligase: MFQNADEAKKFIADEDVKFVDVRFCDLPGVMQHFSLPVEAFDPDEELAFDGSSIRGFQAIHESDMALRADLSTARVDPFRRDKTLNINFFIHDPITGEQYSRDPRNVAKKAEAYLASTGIADTAYFGPEAEFYVFDSVRFKTSENESFYHIDSEAGAWNTGAIEDNRGYKVRYKGGYFPTPPVDHFADLRAEISLELAASGLKVERQHHEVGTAGQAEINYKFNTLLAAADDLQLFKYIVKNVAWRNGKTATFMPKPIFGDNGSGMHVHQSLWSGGSPLFYDEAGYAGLSDLARYYIGGILKHAPSLLAFTNPTVNSYHRLVPGFEAPVNLVYSQRNRSAAMRIPITGSNPKAKRVEFRAPDSSGNPYLAFSALLLAGLDGIKNKIEPAEPIDKDLYELAPEEHAGVAQVPTSLPAVLDRLEADHEFLLAGDVFTSDLIETWIDYKRNNEIAPLQLRPHPHEFELYFDV, encoded by the coding sequence ATGTTCCAGAACGCCGACGAAGCCAAGAAGTTCATCGCGGACGAGGACGTCAAGTTCGTCGACGTCCGCTTCTGCGACCTGCCGGGCGTCATGCAGCACTTCTCGCTGCCCGTCGAGGCGTTCGACCCGGACGAGGAGCTGGCGTTCGACGGTTCGTCGATCCGCGGTTTCCAGGCCATCCACGAGTCCGACATGGCGCTGCGCGCCGACCTGTCGACCGCGCGTGTGGACCCCTTCCGCCGCGACAAGACGCTCAACATCAACTTCTTCATCCACGACCCGATCACGGGCGAGCAGTACTCCCGTGACCCGCGCAACGTGGCGAAGAAGGCGGAGGCGTACCTGGCGTCCACCGGTATCGCCGACACCGCGTACTTCGGTCCCGAGGCCGAGTTCTACGTGTTCGACAGTGTGCGGTTCAAGACCTCGGAGAACGAGTCCTTCTACCACATCGACTCCGAGGCCGGCGCCTGGAACACCGGTGCGATCGAGGACAACCGCGGTTACAAGGTCCGCTACAAGGGCGGCTACTTCCCGACCCCGCCGGTCGACCACTTCGCCGACCTGCGTGCCGAGATCTCCCTGGAGCTGGCCGCGTCCGGCCTCAAGGTCGAGCGCCAGCACCACGAGGTGGGCACCGCCGGCCAGGCCGAGATCAACTACAAGTTCAACACGCTGCTCGCCGCGGCCGACGACCTCCAGCTCTTCAAGTACATCGTGAAGAACGTGGCCTGGCGCAACGGCAAGACCGCGACCTTCATGCCGAAGCCGATCTTCGGTGACAACGGCTCGGGCATGCATGTCCACCAGTCGCTGTGGAGTGGCGGCTCCCCGCTGTTCTACGACGAGGCCGGTTACGCGGGCCTGTCGGACCTGGCCCGCTACTACATCGGCGGCATCCTCAAGCACGCCCCGTCGCTGCTGGCCTTCACCAACCCGACGGTGAACTCGTACCACCGTCTGGTGCCGGGCTTCGAGGCGCCGGTGAACCTGGTGTACTCGCAGCGCAACCGCTCCGCGGCGATGCGTATCCCGATCACGGGCTCGAACCCGAAGGCCAAGCGCGTCGAGTTCCGCGCGCCCGACTCCTCCGGCAACCCGTACCTGGCCTTCTCCGCGCTGCTGCTGGCGGGCCTCGACGGCATCAAGAACAAGATCGAGCCGGCCGAGCCGATCGACAAGGACCTCTACGAGCTGGCCCCCGAGGAGCACGCGGGCGTCGCCCAGGTCCCGACCTCGCTCCCGGCCGTCCTGGACCGCCTGGAGGCGGACCACGAGTTCCTGCTCGCCGGCGACGTCTTCACGTCCGACCTGATCGAGACGTGGATCGACTACAAGCGCAACAACGAGATCGCCCCCCTCCAGCTCCGCCCGCACCCGCACGAGTTCGAGCTGTACTTCGACGTGTGA
- a CDS encoding SCO2583/SCO2584 N-terminal domain-containing protein — protein sequence MAQQDDEEREFDLRWADRAEHKEPSARARMLAARWKENPPRPVPFRGDPGPSAPRRSSWLSTTIVLGVVAAVILLLGYVRFRAPY from the coding sequence ATGGCTCAACAGGACGACGAGGAACGGGAGTTCGACCTCCGCTGGGCGGACCGGGCCGAGCACAAGGAGCCGTCCGCGCGGGCCCGCATGCTGGCCGCCCGCTGGAAGGAGAACCCGCCGCGCCCGGTGCCGTTCCGCGGCGACCCCGGCCCGTCCGCGCCCCGCCGATCGTCCTGGCTGTCGACGACGATCGTGCTCGGTGTGGTGGCGGCGGTGATCCTGCTGCTGGGGTATGTGCGGTTCCGGGCGCCGTACTGA
- the htpX gene encoding zinc metalloprotease HtpX, translating to MRSRFRSDRQLTVRMTVTMFLLGLLYVAFVVALIVFLKSWVLVVVVVAGMLGAQFWFSDRIALFAMRGRVVEREEYPGLHSVVDRLSAMADMPKPVVAVSDMDMPNAFATGRNADNAVVCVTTGLLRRLEPAELEGVLAHEMAHVAHKDVAVITIASFLGVIAGLIVRFAFYSQLFGGGRRDQNTAVVFAAVMGVSAAVYAISFLLIRALSRYRELAADRAAALLTGRPSALASALTKVSGDIARIPTKDLRTAQAFNAFYFTPALGAEPGLSRLFSTHPSLQQRLDQLGRISAELGRAAEPGKAG from the coding sequence ATGCGGAGTCGATTTCGGAGCGACCGGCAGTTGACCGTGCGGATGACCGTCACGATGTTTCTGCTGGGGCTGCTCTACGTGGCGTTCGTCGTCGCGTTGATCGTGTTTCTGAAGTCATGGGTGCTGGTCGTCGTGGTCGTGGCGGGGATGCTGGGCGCCCAGTTCTGGTTCTCGGACCGGATCGCGCTGTTCGCGATGCGCGGGCGGGTCGTCGAGCGGGAGGAGTATCCCGGGCTGCACTCCGTGGTGGACCGGCTCAGCGCGATGGCGGACATGCCGAAGCCGGTGGTGGCCGTGTCGGATATGGACATGCCGAACGCGTTCGCGACCGGGCGCAACGCCGACAACGCCGTGGTGTGCGTGACGACCGGCCTGCTGCGGCGGCTGGAACCGGCCGAGCTGGAGGGCGTCCTCGCGCACGAGATGGCGCACGTGGCGCACAAGGACGTCGCGGTGATCACGATCGCGTCGTTCCTCGGGGTGATCGCCGGGCTGATCGTCCGGTTCGCCTTCTACTCGCAGCTCTTCGGCGGCGGGCGCCGGGACCAGAACACCGCGGTGGTCTTCGCGGCCGTGATGGGGGTGTCGGCGGCCGTGTACGCGATCAGCTTCCTGCTGATCAGGGCCCTGTCCCGGTACCGGGAGCTGGCCGCGGACCGGGCGGCCGCGCTGCTCACCGGGCGGCCCTCGGCACTGGCCTCCGCGCTGACGAAGGTCTCCGGGGACATCGCCAGGATCCCCACCAAGGACCTGCGCACGGCCCAGGCGTTCAACGCCTTCTACTTCACCCCGGCGCTGGGCGCCGAGCCCGGTCTCTCCCGGCTCTTCTCCACCCACCCGAGCCTGCAGCAGCGGCTCGACCAGCTCGGCAGGATCTCGGCCGAGCTGGGCCGGGCCGCCGAGCCCGGGAAGGCGGGCTGA
- the pspAB gene encoding PspA-associated protein PspAB, translated as MGLLDILLGRTKPVAPDLDRLFALPSAAVTLEAATGFTPTGRGAVCFATVEGAAFEQTHHEVQALLDADTDRTGPPVRLLRDEHGYSWLVSHRSPDELSLLVNDLHAVNSAMEVNGFGPQLLCSLAGFTDTGGRPLALVYLYKRGTFYPFAPLPGPEQRRDNALELQVKAVLEDDLRLEPDLSRWFPVWGAPGL; from the coding sequence ATGGGGCTGCTGGACATCCTGCTCGGCCGTACGAAACCGGTCGCGCCCGATCTGGACCGGCTGTTCGCACTGCCCTCGGCGGCGGTGACGCTGGAGGCGGCGACCGGGTTCACCCCGACCGGGCGGGGCGCCGTCTGCTTCGCGACCGTGGAGGGCGCCGCGTTCGAGCAGACGCACCACGAGGTCCAGGCGCTCCTGGACGCCGACACCGACCGCACCGGTCCCCCGGTACGGCTGCTGCGCGACGAGCACGGCTACTCCTGGCTGGTCTCGCACCGCTCCCCCGACGAACTGTCCCTGCTGGTCAACGACCTGCACGCGGTGAACAGCGCGATGGAGGTCAACGGCTTCGGACCGCAACTGCTGTGCTCGCTCGCCGGGTTCACCGACACCGGCGGCCGTCCGCTGGCGCTGGTGTACCTCTACAAGCGCGGCACGTTCTATCCGTTCGCGCCGCTGCCCGGGCCGGAGCAGCGGCGCGACAACGCCCTCGAACTCCAGGTGAAGGCGGTCCTGGAGGACGATCTTCGCCTGGAGCCCGATCTGAGCCGGTGGTTCCCGGTGTGGGGCGCGCCCGGCCTGTGA
- a CDS encoding DUF2252 domain-containing protein → MTTPAERARRGRDARGRMPRSGHGRWLPSVDRPDPVAVLERQGRDRLSELLPVRYGRMTSSPSAFLRGSAAVMAADLAARPHTGLTVQLCGDAHLLNFGLYGAHSTARRTLHFDLTNFDETFPGPFEWDVKRLAVSVAVAARANGHPEPKVRRAALEAVAAYRTAVRRLAGLGELAVWYDRVDAERLLPLLRSAHRRHRAGASLARARRRTSLPALGKLAEVVDGRHRIIQDPPLLQAAGASDSAALRKIFSDYRSTLPEERRLLLDRYRFVDAARKVVGVGSVGLRCFVVLLAGRDADDPLFLQLKEARTSVLEDHLPTGPYTHPGHRVVAGQRLLQAAGDIFLGWTTGPQGRAYYWRQLRDVQGAADVDGMDPADLRAYARLCGTALARAHARSGDRFALAGYLGRADTFDRAVAEFALAYADQNAADHGTLRAAVAAGVVTAAPDV, encoded by the coding sequence ATGACCACCCCCGCGGAGCGGGCCCGGCGCGGCCGGGACGCGCGGGGGCGGATGCCCCGCTCCGGGCACGGACGCTGGCTGCCGTCCGTCGACCGGCCCGACCCCGTCGCCGTACTGGAGCGGCAGGGGCGGGACCGGCTGTCCGAGCTGCTGCCCGTCCGGTACGGGCGGATGACCTCGTCGCCGTCCGCCTTCCTGCGCGGTTCGGCCGCCGTGATGGCCGCCGACCTGGCCGCCCGCCCGCACACCGGGCTGACCGTGCAGCTCTGCGGCGACGCCCACCTGCTCAACTTCGGACTCTACGGCGCGCACTCCACCGCCCGCCGCACCCTGCACTTCGACCTCACCAACTTCGACGAGACCTTCCCCGGCCCCTTCGAGTGGGACGTCAAGCGGCTCGCCGTCTCCGTCGCCGTCGCCGCCCGCGCCAACGGCCACCCGGAACCCAAGGTGCGCCGCGCCGCCCTGGAGGCCGTCGCCGCCTACCGCACCGCCGTGCGCCGGCTCGCCGGGCTCGGCGAACTGGCGGTCTGGTACGACCGCGTCGACGCCGAACGCCTGCTGCCGCTGCTCCGCTCCGCGCACCGCCGGCACCGCGCCGGGGCGAGCCTCGCCCGGGCCCGCCGCCGCACCAGCCTCCCGGCGCTCGGCAAGCTCGCGGAGGTCGTCGACGGACGGCACCGCATCATCCAGGACCCGCCGCTCCTCCAGGCCGCCGGAGCCTCCGACAGCGCCGCCCTGCGCAAGATCTTCAGCGACTACCGCTCCACCCTCCCCGAGGAACGCCGGCTGCTCCTCGACCGCTACCGGTTCGTCGACGCGGCCCGCAAGGTCGTCGGCGTCGGCAGTGTCGGCCTGCGCTGCTTCGTCGTCCTGCTCGCCGGGCGCGACGCCGACGACCCGCTGTTCCTCCAGCTCAAGGAGGCCCGTACGTCCGTCCTGGAGGACCATCTGCCGACCGGCCCGTACACCCACCCCGGCCACCGGGTCGTCGCGGGCCAGCGTCTGCTCCAGGCGGCCGGCGACATCTTCCTGGGCTGGACGACCGGGCCGCAGGGGCGCGCCTACTACTGGCGGCAGCTCCGGGACGTCCAGGGCGCGGCGGACGTCGACGGCATGGACCCCGCCGACCTGCGCGCCTACGCCCGGCTGTGCGGCACCGCGCTGGCCCGCGCGCACGCCCGCTCCGGCGACCGGTTCGCCCTCGCCGGGTATCTCGGCCGCGCGGACACCTTCGACCGGGCCGTCGCCGAGTTCGCCCTCGCCTACGCCGACCAGAACGCCGCCGACCACGGCACCCTGAGGGCGGCGGTCGCGGCGGGGGTGGTCACGGCGGCGCCCGACGTCTGA
- a CDS encoding winged helix DNA-binding domain-containing protein: protein MGDGVRYIGGDERRARLGLRHRLAPAARAGTPEEVADALVALHGSDPAAVYLAVGARLTDAAGTVAETDRALYGDRTLVRMHGMRHTVFAFPAGLTAVVHASTGLAVAARERASLVKDMAKAGAPDAVWLKETEESALAALGRLGQATASELAEAEPRLRERFVYAAGKPYEGVHTVGTRLLRVLGVEGKVVRGRPLGSWTSSQFRWALAPEHPELPPAEAQAELLRHWLAACGPATEADLKWWTGWRVTDVRRALAAIGARAVSLDEGTGYVLAEDGDPVTGPQEPWAALLPALDPTAMGWQGRDWYLDPELRPALFDYSGNIGPTVWWDGRIVGGWAQRPDGEIVWRILTGEGTGADGAGGIGRDAETAIASEAERLTAWLGTTRVTPRFRTPVEKELGR from the coding sequence ATGGGTGACGGTGTGCGGTACATCGGCGGGGACGAGCGGCGGGCGCGGCTGGGACTGCGGCACCGGCTGGCCCCGGCGGCGCGGGCCGGGACGCCCGAGGAGGTGGCGGACGCGCTGGTCGCGCTGCACGGCAGCGACCCGGCGGCCGTGTATCTGGCGGTGGGGGCCCGGCTGACGGACGCGGCGGGCACCGTCGCGGAGACCGACCGCGCGCTGTACGGGGACCGGACGCTGGTGCGGATGCACGGCATGCGGCACACCGTGTTCGCGTTCCCGGCCGGGCTGACGGCGGTGGTGCACGCCTCGACCGGGCTGGCCGTGGCCGCGCGGGAGCGGGCCTCGCTGGTCAAGGACATGGCGAAGGCGGGCGCGCCGGACGCGGTGTGGCTCAAGGAGACCGAGGAGAGCGCGCTGGCGGCACTGGGCCGGCTGGGCCAGGCCACGGCGTCCGAGCTGGCGGAGGCGGAGCCGCGGCTGCGGGAGCGGTTCGTGTACGCCGCCGGGAAGCCGTACGAGGGGGTCCACACCGTGGGGACGCGGCTGCTGAGGGTGCTGGGCGTGGAGGGGAAGGTGGTCCGGGGGCGGCCGCTGGGTTCCTGGACGTCGAGCCAGTTCCGCTGGGCGTTGGCCCCCGAGCATCCCGAACTGCCCCCGGCCGAGGCCCAGGCGGAGCTGCTGCGCCACTGGCTGGCGGCGTGCGGTCCGGCCACGGAGGCGGACCTCAAGTGGTGGACGGGGTGGCGGGTCACGGACGTACGGCGGGCGCTGGCGGCGATCGGGGCGCGGGCCGTGTCACTGGACGAGGGCACGGGGTACGTCCTCGCGGAGGACGGCGATCCGGTGACGGGGCCTCAGGAGCCGTGGGCCGCGCTGCTGCCCGCGCTCGATCCCACGGCGATGGGCTGGCAGGGCCGCGACTGGTATCTGGACCCGGAGCTGCGGCCGGCCCTGTTCGACTACAGCGGCAACATCGGTCCGACGGTGTGGTGGGACGGCCGGATCGTCGGCGGCTGGGCACAGCGTCCGGACGGCGAGATCGTCTGGCGGATCCTGACCGGGGAGGGAACGGGGGCGGACGGTGCGGGCGGCATCGGCCGCGACGCGGAGACGGCGATCGCGTCGGAGGCGGAACGCCTGACGGCGTGGCTCGGCACCACGCGGGTGACACCGCGGTTCCGGACGCCGGTGGAGAAGGAGTTGGGTCGGTGA
- a CDS encoding arsenate reductase family protein has translation MEIWINPACSKCRSALTLLDAEGADYTVRRYLEDVPSEDEIRAVLDRLGLEPWDITRTGEAVAKELGLKEWARDAGSRDRWIAALAGHPKLIQRPIITADDGTAVVARTDEAVRDALSR, from the coding sequence ATGGAGATCTGGATCAACCCCGCCTGTTCCAAGTGCCGCAGCGCCCTCACCCTTCTCGACGCGGAGGGGGCCGACTACACGGTCCGGCGCTATCTGGAGGACGTGCCGAGCGAGGACGAGATCAGGGCCGTCCTCGACCGGCTCGGGCTGGAGCCGTGGGACATCACCCGCACCGGCGAGGCCGTCGCCAAGGAGCTGGGGCTCAAGGAGTGGGCGCGGGACGCCGGTTCGCGCGACCGGTGGATCGCTGCGCTCGCCGGGCACCCCAAGCTCATCCAGCGTCCGATCATCACCGCCGACGACGGCACGGCGGTCGTCGCCCGCACCGACGAGGCCGTACGGGACGCGTTGTCGCGGTAG